One window from the genome of Sardina pilchardus chromosome 12, fSarPil1.1, whole genome shotgun sequence encodes:
- the LOC134098115 gene encoding ankyrin repeat and SOCS box protein 2-like: MRSWMTNRNTALEIAKKPGEVFPDINSVIWKNDVHMLRYLLRKVDYEELSKPNEEGCIHLHQAAYYGFLEVLRLLLYVFTDDINRRTRLQQTPLFLAIAQANVKCVELLLKSGADPNIPDISGESPLYKACEMNNDTLAELLLQSGANARRATNNGLTPLHEAARNRNLAMCRQLKLAGGKIYAKSSYGVEPLFTAAQGGCPEVVKYLIRHGAIVNSYANDGATPLYEASRNGHEDVVKLLLSKKADADEGTIAGLTPLHIAAKNGHAGVVSLLIPHTNLLRMHRCGISPLHLAAEFDEEEILEMLLHTELDVNALLSAENSTSYEDRRSTALYFSVNQNNYETASMLLAAGANPNLDMFNPLLVAVRLGDRDMVSLLLGFGANVNAFIPTHPTTFPGALLFCINNISMLKLLLDSGCDAEACFFCIYGDNPHPHVKSRCTTGHNLYVHDEETSHPRAAQFCETLAEPFNSPWAGRIIDLLLDYVGQVKLCSKLIELLDSNKDWAYIKEKTRPPFSLMHLSRLRIHQLVGRRRLRRISSLPLPGRLIKYLLYDKGESEDFLYYSYD; encoded by the exons ATGCGGTCCTGGATGACTAACAGAAACACAGCTTTGGAGATTGCAAAGAAACCTGGAGA GGTCTTCCCTGATATAAATTCAGTCATCTGGAAAAATGACGTCCATATGCTGCGGTATTTATTGAGGAAGGTGGACTATGAAGAGCTATCTAAACCAAATGAAGAAGGCTGCATACACTTGCATCAGGCTGCGTACTATGGGTTTTTGGAAGTGTTGAGGTTGCTCTTATATG TCTTTACCGACGATATCAACAGACGAACCAGACTCCAACAAACACCTCTGTTTCTGGCTATCGCTCAGGCAAATGTGAAATGTGTCGAGTTGCTTCTTAAATCTGGGGCAGATCCTAACATACCTGACATATCAGGAGAATCACCTCTCTACAAAG CTTGTGAGATGAACAATGACACATTGGCGGAGCTTCTTCTGCAGTCGGGAGCCAACGCCCGTAGGGCCACTAATAACGGGTTGACTCCACTACATGAGGCTGCACGAAACAGAAACCTAGCCATGTGCAGGCAACTAAAGCTCGCTGGGGGAAAGATATATGCTAAAAGTTCCTATGGCGTTGAGCCATTGTTCACAGCTGCCCAAGGAGGGTGCCCTGAAGTAGTGAAATACCTCATTAGACATG GGGCAATTGTTAATTCTTATGCTAATGATGGAGCAACACCATTGTATGAAGCATCCAGGAACGGCCATGAAGATGTGGTGAAGTTGCTTCTGTCGAAAAAAGCTGACGCAGATGAAGGAACTATAGCAGGACTGACCCCCCTTCACATTGCAGCAAAGAATGGACATGCTGG CGTTGTGTCCTTACTGATTCCACACACCAACCTGCTTCGTATGCATCGGTGTGGCATCAGTCCGCTCCATCTTGCAGCCGAGTTTGATGAGGAGGAGATATTGGAGATGCTCCTCCACACTGAATTAGACGTGAACGCTCTGCTCTCCGCCGAAAACTCGACGTCGTACGAAGACCGCCGAAGCACAGCACTCTATTTCAGCGTGAACCAGAACAACTACGAGACTGCCTCCATGCTTCTGGCGGCTGGCGCCAATCCCAATCTAGACATGTTCAATCCTCTTCTAGTGGCTGTGAGGCTGGGAGACCGAGACATGGTCAGTTTGCTGCTAGGGTTTGGTGCCAATGTGAACGCCTTCATACCGACCCACCCCACAACTTTCCCAGGAGCACTCCTGTTCTGCATCAACAACATATCCATGCTCAAGCTCCTGCTAGACAGTGGTTGTGATGCTGAGGCCTGTTTTTTCTGCATCTATGGAGACAACCCACATCCTCATGTCAAGAGTAGATGCACTACAGGACATAACCTATATGTGCATGATGAGGAGACTTCACATCCCAGAGCAGCACAG TTCTGTGAAACTCTGGCTGAGCCCTTTAACTCTCCCTGGGCAGGGCGTATAATTGACCTCCTCCTCGATTATGTGGGTCAAGTGAAACTGTGCTCTAAACTCATTGAACTTCTGGACAGCAACAAGGACTGGGCGTACATTAAGGAGAAAACGA GACCACCCTTCTCCTTGATGCACCTGTCCAGGCTGAGGATCCATCAGCTGGTGGGACGTCGTAGACTGAGGAGAATTAGCAGCCTTCCTCTGCCTGGACGACTCATCAAGTACTTGTTATACGACAAAGGAGAGTCTGAAGACTTCCTCTATTATAGTTATGACTAA